The Gammaproteobacteria bacterium DNA window ACTTGCCAAGGACGTATAGTATCTGCATTGGAAGGGGGATATTCATTAGAGGTATTGGGTCCTAGTGTCGTAGCCCACATTCGTGGGTTATTAGATTAATCAGTAACTCCATAGTAGAATCAATATGGACGACTAAAGGAGTTAATTAATGGACTATATTGATGATTTTCGAAATGGAAAATTAGCGAGAGCTCTCGCAAAAACAATCGCGTATGAAGTGGATCCTCTGCGCCATTATAAGTTTATGGAATTTTGTGGTGGTCATACTCATGCCATCCATCGTTATGGCATCCCTAGCTTGCTACCCAAAAATGTCGAAATGATTCATGGGCCGGGCTGTCCTGTCTGTGTGCTTCCTATGGCACGAATCGATAATGCCATTGCACTAGCACAAATGGCTAATGTTATTCTATGCAGCTATGGTGATATGTTGCGGGTACCAGGTGCTGATAAGAACAGTCTGCTAAAAACAAAGGCTAAAGGTGCAGACGTACGTATGATTTATTCTGTAGATGATGCCCTATCCATTGCTCAAAAGAATCCAAGTAAAAATGTAGTTTTTTTCGCCATTGGTTTTGAAACAACAACCCCTCCTACTGCGGCTGCTTTAATTAGAGCAAGACAACTTGAGCTGAAAAATTTTTTTGTGTTTTGTAACCACGTATTAACTCCACCTGCACTGGAAAGCATTTTGCAAGCTCAAAATAACGAAATAGATTCTATACCTTTGGATGGTTTTATTGGACCTGCGCATGTGAGCATTGTCATTGGCAGTCAAGCGTATGAAGCTGTGGGTAAAAAATACAAAAAATCCATCGTTATTTCAGGTTTTGAGCCGTTGGATGTATTGCATTCAATATTAATGTTGATAAGGCAGCTTAATGAAAATCGTTGTGAAGTTGAAAATCAATACAAGCGAGCGGTTAATATTGAAGGTAATTTGAAAACCCAATCCATAATGGCAGAAACATTAGAACTTCGCTCAAGTTTCGAATGGCGTGGCCTAGGGTGGATTCCAAACAGTGCCTTACAAATAAAAGCCCCTTATCGTTCTTTTGATGCTGAATATCAATTTCAATTGCCTCCTTCTACTGGAACAGAGCACAAAGCATGTGAATGTGGTGCCATTTTACGAGGTGTAAAAAAACCAACAGATTGCAAGTTGTTTGCGAAAGTGTGTACTCCTGAGAATCCATTAGGTTCATGTATGGTGTCATCAGAGGGCGCATGCGCTGCTGTTTATGCTTATAGTCGAGCAGATATTCATTGATAGGATTGTATTAATGTTACTAGAACGAAAATTACCAGTACGCAAAAAAAAATACGGATCACGTTTAGATATTGAAAATGGATGTATAGATCTTAGCCATGGCAGTGGTGGTAGGGCGACAGCGCAATTAATTGACGAATTATTTTTAGTTGCTTTTGATAATGAATGGCTCGCACAAAAAAACGATCAAGCTTGTTTCAATATTAATTCAGGTCGAATGGTAATGGCAACGGATGCTCATGTCGTTTCTCCATTATTTTTTCCGGGTGGGGATATAGGGAGCTTAGCTATACATGGCACAATTAACGATATTGCCATGGCTGGAGCGCAACCACTTTATTTATCAGTGAGCTTTATTTTAGAAGAAGGCTTGCCATTAAAGGATTTGCAGCGAATTGTCATTTCAATGGCAACAGCAGCTGCACAAGCAAATGTGCCTATCGTTACTGGCGATACAAAAGTTGTTGAACGTGGGAAAGGTGATGGTGTTTTTATTACCTCAACTGGGATTGGGATGGTGCCTGAAGGAATTCATATCTCGGGAGATCGTGCTCGTCCTGGCGATCATGTTCTAGTGAGTGGTTATATGGGTGACCACGGAGTTGCCATAATGTCACATCGCGCTAATTTACAATTTAACACTACCATTACTTCGGACACAGCCGCGTTAAATGATTTAGTGGCAACCATGATTGCAGCGGTTCCCAATATTCGCTGCTTACGTGATCCCACCCGTGGTGGTATAGCAACTGTTTTAAATGAATGGACAGAGCAGTCTAATGTCGGATTTTTAATTGAGGAAGAGAAAATTCCAGTGCGTGAGGAAGTCGCAAGTGCGTGTGAATTATTAGGTTTGGATGCACTGTATGTGGCAAACGAAGGAAAACTTGTTGCTATTTGTGGTCCAGAGGATTCCGCAAAATTGTTGCAAGTCATGCAAGCTCATCCATTAGCAAAACATGCAGCCATCATAGGAGAAGTAATTGAGGATCCACGTCATTTTGTACATTTGAAAACAGGGTTTGGAGGTATGCGCATTGTGGATTGGTTAGTAGGAGAGCAGTTGCCTCGCATCTGCTAGTTATAATAGGAAAAATATTTTATGGATGATGTTTATTATTTGCCAAGCGATCAATTTCAAAATTTACTATCACAATTGAAAACTTCTGGATATTCCTGTGTTGGTCCACAAGTCCGCGATAGTGCCATTGTCTATGATGTTCTTGAGAACGCAACTCAATTACCTTGGGGTATGCGTGATCATCAAAAACCAGGGGAGTATCGTCTAGAAAAGATTCCACAACATGAGGCGTTTTCCTTCGCCAATGGACCACAGGCAATTAAACCTTGGCTTTTTAAAGCACGCGAAACATTGTGGAAGGTAGGACGCAATCAAGAGGGTAAATTGGAATTTTATCCAGAACAGGCAAAAGAAAAACCTATTGCATTTATTGGAGCTCGTTCCTGCGACTTAGTTGCAATGGAAATCCAAGATAAAGTTTTTTTAGAAAAAAAGCACGTGGATTTACTTTATAAAACACGTCGTGAAAATATGTTTATTGTCGCAGTCAATTGTACTTATTCATCGGATAATTGTTTTTGTGTATCTGCGGGGACAGGACCCAATGTTAAAAGTAATAATGATATCGCAATGACAGAAATAAGTGACGGTTTTATTATGCGATCAGGTAGTGAAAAAGGGAAAAGTATTGTAGAGAATTTGTTTCTCCAATTAGCAACGGTCGAACAACAACAACAAGCACAACAACGTGTTATCAATGCAGGTAAAATGCAGACCAAAAAGATTCCTGTGAATAACACAGGCAGCTTGCGGGATATTTTATTCTCTAATCTTGATCATCCGAGATGGGATGAGGTGGCGCAGCGTTGTTTGTCTTGTGGGAATTGCACTCAAGTTTGTCCAACATGTTTTTGCCACAGCGAGCATGACACGCCCAGTCTAGATGGTAATAGCAGTGAACATCAACGTGAATGGGATTCCTGTTTTACAGCAGGCCACAGTCTCTTAAATGGCAAGGTTCTTCGAGAGGATACTCGCAAAAGATATCGTCAATGGTTAACTCATAAAGTGGGAAGTTGGTTTGACCAATTTGATACTAGTGGCTGTGTGGGATGCGGTCGTTGTGTCACCTGGTGTCCTGTGGGTATCGATATTACGGAAGAATTAGCAGCAATTACCGGTGAATCAAATGTAGTCACAAGTGAAGATTCTAAACATGGCAATGAATAATACTAATCTCTATTTGCCACACGAAGTGAAAGTTGTGGAGAGAATTCAAGAATCACCAACGGTATTTACCTTGCGAGTGCAGTTTACCGACTTTCAATTACAAAAGGAATTTGTGTTTCAACCTGGTCAATTCAATATGCTTTATTTATATGGTGTGGGCGAGGTTGCGATTTCCATTGTATCAGATCCAGAAAATAGTCAACTTTATGATCATACTATTCGTGCTATTGGACGTGTCACAAGAGGGTTGGAGCAGCTACAAAGAGGTGATTATTTGGGTATTCGTGGGCCATTTGGTCGGGGTTGGCCTTTAGCGCTTGCTCAAAATAAAGATGTTGTGATTATCACGGGAGGACTTGGGTGCGCGCCAGTTGTTTCAGTAATCAATTATATTGCGTTACGGCGTGATCAATACGGAAAATTAATAATTTTACAAGGCTTAAAGCATAGTGACGATTTTATTTTTCGTCATCGTTATGGTGAGTGGCAAAAAATGTTCGACACAGAAGTTTTTATTGCTGCAGATGTAAGTGTGCCTGGTTGGCCATGGTATACAGGGCATATCACGGATATGACGCGTCAATTGTCATTGAATGAAAATAATACGATTGTCATGATGTGCGGGCCTGAGATCATGATGAAAGTGGCTATCAAGGAATTGCTCGCAAAAAATATTCCTGAGGAGAATATTTTTTTAAGTATGGAACGTAATATGGAATGTGGAGTAGGTCACTGTGGCCATTGCCAGTATGGAGGATTATTTGTATGCAAAGATGGTCCAATTTTTCAATATCCTGAAATTAAAGCGCTATTGATGGAGCCAGGGTTTTAAAATGCTGCCAATAAAAAGCCATCAAACACAAAAGCCAAAAATTGGAGTGTACAAATTTACTTCTGATGATGGGTGCCAATTGGCATTTTTAAATGCAGGAGACGAATTTCTTCTTTTGACTGAGCTAGTTGATATTGTTCATTTTGCAGAAGCAGGTGTTGTTGATATTGACGCAAAAGTTGACATTGCTTTTATTGAAGGCAGTATTTCTACTCCCGATGAATTGCAAAGGATCAAAAAAATTCGTGTCAATAGTCAATATCTTATTACCATTGGAGCCTGTGCTACAGCAGGTGGAATCCAAGCTTTACGCAATTTTGTAGACGTTAAGGAATGGATGTCGAGTATTTATGCATCCCCTGCGTTTATTCAAACATTAGTATCGTCGACTTCTATTTCTGAACACGTGCGGGTGGATTTGGAAATCTGGGGCTGTCCGATTAACACTAAACAAATACTCGATGCCATCCGTTCTTTATTATTCGGTGTACATCCTGCTATTAAACGAGATGCTGTTTGTATGGAATGTAAACGGATAAACAATGTATGTGTATTAGTTTCAAAAGGGGAGCCTTGCATGGGACCAGTCACTATGACAGGTTGTGGTGCACTATGCCCAAGCGTTGGGCGGGCTTGCTATGCTTGTTATGGTCCAAAAGAAGACTCTAATCCAAATTCTTTGGGACGGTGGTTTGAAGGATTTGGGTTATTACCAGAAAAAATTTCACGATTATTTTTGCACATTAATAATCAAGCTCCTGCATTTTTAAAAGCGGGTAATGAGTTTAAAGGCATTAAAATTGTTATTGATAAAAAAGAAATCTAGGATTTACATATGACTCAAGGTTCTATATCCATTCCAATTCTTGCACGTGTTGAAGGTGAGGGGGCTTTAGAGTTACAAATTCAAAATAATCAGATTGTTAAATTGGAGCTGAGGATTTTCGAGCCACCTCGTTTATTTGAAAAATTTTTAGAAGGCCGAGGTTATGAAGAAGTATTAGACATTGTTGCACGTATTTGCGGAATTTGTCCTGTCGCTTATCAAATGAGTGCCGTCCATGCGCTGGAAAATATTTTTGCAATTGATCCGGGAACATGGGTACGAGAAATGAGACGCTTATTTTATTGTGGTGAATGGTTGGGTAGTCATAGTACGCATATTCATTTATTAGCCATTCCTGATTTCTTTGGTTTTAAATCTGCTTATGAAATGGCAAAAAAATATCCTGAAGAAATTCGGCGAGGTTTGCGCTTACAAGCATTGGGAAGTGAAACTATAAAACTTTTGGGTGGTCGCAGCGTGCATCCAGTGGGCGCCTGTGTTGGGGGTTTTTTTCGAGCACCCACCATGCAAGAAAGGGACTCGCTATTAAAACGATTTTACGAAGGACTAAAAGATGCAGAAGAATTATTGCAGTGGGTAGCACAAATACCTTTTCCCAACGAAGAAGAAGATTTCACCTGTGTTTCATTACAACATCCAGCTGAGTATCCCATTAACGAAGGGAATATTGTCTCTGATACAGGTTTAAATATTGCTATTGATAATTTTAATGATTACGTTCAAGAATATCAGGTTCCTTATTCAAATGCTTTACATTGCACACTAGAAGGAAAGTCTTATTTGGTAGGTCCCTTGGCAAGAGTTAATTTAAATTATCATCGATTACCTAAATCTTTAAGAGACATGATCGCAAAGACAGGAATACAATTTCCCAGTAAAAATATGTTCTATAGCATCATCGCTCGAGCGATTGAAATTTGTTATGGAGTATTAGAATCAATACGAATATTAGAAAATTACTCTTATCAAAGTTCGCCACGAATCGAAAAAATTATCCCTCGTGCTGGCGTTGGTTATGGTTGCACCGAAGCACCTCGAGGAATTCTCTGGCATTCTTATGAATTAGATGAACAAGGATTAGTAACTAAGGCACGTATTGTAGCGCCAACAGGCCAAAATCAAGTGCGTATAGAAGAAAATCTTCGATTTTCATTACAAAAATACGGTCTTGCACGATCAAATGATGAACTGCGTTTGCACAGCGAAATGATTATTCGTAATTACGATCCCTGTATATCTTGTTCGACTCACTTTTTAGATTTGCGTGTCAAAAGAATATGATGAAAGTCCGTGTGATTGGAATTGGGTCACCTTTTGGTGATGATAGGATAGGGTGGAAAGTTGTGTCCATTTTGCAACAGAAAAAAAATATTCAAAAATTTATTCCTAATCAACTGCAAATAGAATGTTCTGATAGACCTGGCCTTGATTTATTAAATTTACTGCAGGGAGCAGAAACGGCTTTTCTTGTTGATGCAGTGAAAACAGGTGCTTCAAAGACAACTATACATCGTTTTGAAAATAGTGAAATCGAAAAAATAGAAACACCTTTATCGAGTCATAGTTTTGGAATTGGTCAGACATTGAAGTTGGGGAAGCTTGTGTCCGAGTTACCTGGAATGATTGTTCTTTTTGGAATTGAAATCGAAAATATTTCATCTCAATTTGAGATCAGTAAAGATTTGCAAGCAGCGATAGTGAGATTGAGTAATATTATTGAAAAGGAACTTCTAGCTGTCTTATCTGTATAAAGGAGTAATTTTTTAAATGCAACTTTTAAAGCAATTTTATATTTTAATTATTTTTTTTAATGTTGTTGCATGGGGAGTAGCCTTATTATTTTCTTCGAATGAGTTTGTCCAACTAGGTTTTTGTGTTGTTGCCTATACATTGGGATTACGACATGCATTCGACGCAGACCACATTAGCACTATTGATAATCTAACACGTAAGTTAATAGAGGAAAGGAAAAATCCGCAAATGGTGGGATTCTTTTTCTCTTTGGGGCATTCCACAGTTGTCATTATTTTATCATTGTTGGTTGCTATTTTATCAGAAAAAGTTTTCAGTAATTTCGAAATATTTAAAAAAGTGGGTTCTATTATTGGTGGTGGCTTTTCAGTTTTTTTCCTTTCATTGATAAGTTTATTAAATATTTATTTGTTTTTTCAAGTTATAAAAAGAATATATCTCTTGAAGAAAAATAAAGTAATATTGACACAAAGTCATTCACTAGCTATTTCCAACTCCTTCACAAATAAACTATTCCGATACATTAATAAAAATTATCAAATATATTTTGTTGGATTTATCTTTGGACTTGGTTTTGATACTGCGACTGAAATTGCTTTGCTGGGTATGTCAAGCTCACAGACAATTTATGGGATCCATTGGTGGTATATATTGATCTTGCCTATTTTATTTACTTCCGGTATGTGTTTAGTGGACACAACAGTGAGTTTGTTGAGTTTAATTACCTGTCGTTATGCAGTAATTAATCATAAAGTAGGCGGTTATTTTAATTTATTTATTACTTTATTTATTTCATTTACAGGATTAGGTATTGCTACCTGTGAATTTTTTCATGTGTCTACTCTTGGCAAGAATAAGCTTCCTCAGTTGTGGAACAGTGTTGAGTTGGTTATCAATCATTTTGGAGAAGTAGGAATTTTTATTACGTTTGTATTATTAATAAGTTGGATGTCGATGAAATATCTTGTGCGGTCTGTTTGATGTTAGAAAACTGTCTCTTAAAGTAACTAGGAAGAAAGTTTAATCAAGAAGAACAAAATGACTAAAACAGTAATAAACCAATTGGTATTTTTACAGATCTGGATATACCATAAAGATAATCGCAGAATAGGTTGATCATCAATCATTTGTTATCGGTGATGCAATGAGTCAAGATTTATTATTGAAAGATTACCAAGATGTACAAGAAGCTATTGATATGATGTGCGCCAAAGGTGTGCGCAGAGCTCCAATCGTTGATCAACATGATAATATTGTTGGAATTGCAACTGTAGATGATTTGGTTTACTCTTAGCTGACGAATTAGACAGCTTAGCTAGATTGATTCGTAGACGGTTAAATAAATAGAGTCTCAAAAATATAATAAATTTTTAAGAAAATGAACAATATAATTTGTCATATCACTAATAAAATAATAGAAGAAGGACATCGCGGAGATCTTATAAGAAAAGAAATCTTCAGACTCATTCAAAAAGATTATCCCGATTTCAGACAAGACTCCTATATTTCTATTGAAGAGCTTAATCACTATCGAAAAATTTATTTAGCAAGTTTGATCAAAAAGGAAACGCATGAATTAAATGACCTTGAACAAGAAGTGGTGGAGGCTATCTCTATCAATAAAATTCTTTCTAAGGATATTGAAATTGGCTTCGAAAAAGATTTAACTTTTGGGCAAAATCTTGCTGATAAATTTGCTAAATTTGCTGGTAGTTGGACCTTTATCATCTGTTTCTTTTTATTTATCACTTTCTGGGTAGTGGTGAATATTTTGTTATTAACAGTTAAGCCCTTTGATCCGTACCCTTTTATTCTTCTAAATTTAATTTTGTCCTGCTTAGCAGCCATTCAAGCACCAATTATTATCATGAGTCAAAATAGACTAGAAGAAAAAGACCGAAAGAGAGGGGAGCATGATTATAAAGTTAACCTCAAGGCTGAGCTTGAGATTCGTTTATTGGATGAGAAAATGGATCATTTGGTTATGCACCAATATAAAAGAATGCTTGAGGTACAAGAGCTGCAGATGGATTATCTTGAGGATATCTTAAAGCAATTTGAAGTAAATTCATCTATAGGTAATTCTCCTAAAACAAAATAAGAATTTTTCTAAACTTTTAAATAAAACCGAAACGCCAAATGATAAGCTAGTTTCATTTGTTGATTCTCCTTCATTCGAGGAATGCTTGTAGTTCCATTTTTACATGCCAGCTTGCCTAAGTTGTTTATTACATTCTCCACAAATAACTAGCGATGTAATGCCAAATAAGCCCCATGGCGATCAACCCTAAACCTATGCCCCAAATCATTGCAGGTACCCAAAAGGCTAGAAAGAGGCAAGCGATCAATCCTCCTATTGCGAAAGCAGGTGAATAAAGACGATCCTTTTTTGGTAAACGCAATGCTGCAAGATTTGTTATCGAGTAATAGATTAAAACCGTAAAGGCGCTAAATGCCCAGGTCGTTTCAACATTACCAGTCAAGGAGAGTCCGATGATCGCAATTCCCACACCGACAACAGGAGCAGCGGGTGCACGTCCTTTCTCGGAGACTTTGCCAAATAGAGGAGGTAGGTCACCCTTTCGACCCATAGCCAACACAACTCGAGACAGTCCAAGAATAAGATTCAATAATACCCCTAACATCGCTGTGCATGCACCCAGTGCTACAACCGTACTCAGCCCTGGCGTACCTATACCACGTGCAGCGATTTCTAGTGGCGTTGCTCGCCTTTGCGTCACTTGTGCTAGTTGTTCGACACCGACTGCGCCAACAGCAATCAAGCCAACTGCAATGTAAAGAATGCTACTTACTATAAGCGTGGCTATAATAGCGCGCGGGATGAAAATGCTTGGGTTTTTTACCTCCTCACCGAGTGTAGCGATACGTGCGTAACCCGTGTAAGCGACAAACATCAATGCAGTGGCGTAGAAAAAACCTCCAAGACTACCTTTGTTGGGTGAAGGAAAGAAAGGTCTCAGATTTTCTGCCCCGTGATGAAGAAAATCGGGTAACCCAAAGAGCACGAATGCCATGAGAGCTATTAAAGTCACTGATACAATGACAATATTTGTCCAATTAGAGAGCTTTAAACCGCTTAACACTAATAGTGTGAAAATGAAAGCTACAGTGACTGCTATGGGAATGATTGAAACTGAACCAAGCCCCAGTAAATGTAATAAGTAACCAGCAAATCCGAGTGCAGCTGTTGCTGCTGAAGCGGTTTTCGCACATAAGAACATCCAACCTGCTGTGAAACCGAGCCAAGGATGCAGATAACGATAACCGTATTCATATGTGCCACCACTCACTGCATGAGAAGCAGCAAGCTGGGCACTTGAGAAAGCATTGCAGGTTGCCACAATTGCCGCCAAGACTATGGCTAGCAAAACAGAAGGTCCAGCGGCACCTGCAGCTACTCCAATACTAACAAAAACGCCGGTACCTACTATAGAACCCAGCCCCATCATGGTTGCGCCGAATATTCCTAATTCACGCTTTAGTACGTGTTGTTTTGGTCTGCTCTTCATATTCATATTATGATGTTTGTTTCATATTAACTTGCTTAGATCCTTTAAAAAAATACTTTTTATCAAAATAACAAATTTTAAAAGATTAAACTAAGTTTTGTGGTAATAATAAGGAGTTTATATGTCAGAAGAATTTATTGCTGAAGCTACTTTAGGCGAAAAAAATTTAAAAGCTACTATCGAACCTGACCAAAAAATTCATCCATGGCGTATCTGTCCAATTGGAACTCATCTGGTTAAGGAACATGCTTTGCATGTACCACCTAGCAAAAAACATCCGGAAGGACTAACGGTGACCAGACACCAGCATTGTGCAAATAATCCCTCAAAAAAAGATTTATTAACTTTTGAGGAAATTCAGCAGATGTCTGGGCAGCATTTTAGAGATTTGATTGGTCCTCCCAGTTCAGGAATGCTAAAGTTTAAAAATGCCGATAAATTCGATCATTTAATCCGAGGCTGGGTTCATTATTGGAATGATATTTTTAACCCAATTGATCGATTAGATCCAAATTTAATTAAAGCACTTATAGCAACAGAATCTGGATTTGACACAACGGCTCAGAATGTTATCAAAAAAGTTCACGCTCGTGGTCTTATGCAAATTGTTGAAGTAACACACACAGCTATAGGCAACCATAAAGGAGAGTTGAGAAATTATTTAATCCAGGTATCAGTGAATGAATTATTCGATCCATCAGTCGGTATTTGTATAGGTGTGAGATGGTTATTTAGGAAGAAAGAAACTGCATCTCACAAATTACATCGTGATGCAACTTGGTTTGAAGTAGTAGCGGACTATAAAGATTATCTTAATAAGATAATAGATGGGAAAGAATATAATCATAAACCATTGGATGACTTGCTAGATTACTATAGTAAATTGGTGGAGTAACACATGAAAATATGGTTTATTTTTTTTGTTGTGCTTGGTTTTTCTTTTAGTGTTCATGCTTTAGATGGAGCTCTTAAGAAAAAATACGCTCTTTTATTGCTAACAGACGACTATGGAATTTTAAAAGAAGCTGATTTGGCTAGATATCAAAAGAAAATGAAATATGAAAAATTTTCTGCTAAGCATGATGGTCTTGTATACTGGCAATGTTTTCCACGTGACAAAATTGAAATTACACTTAAAGATATGGGTTATACAGCCGAAGAATTTGACAAAACAGATACAATTTCAGATATATTACTTACAGCATATAAAGAACCCGGTGTGAAGCATATTTATGTGATGAGAAGAGCCTATCCTATCAGTGCTTATCATGAAGTCTTTTTGCGTTGGGAAAAATTGATGAAAGGGGAGAAGTATGTTTGCTTAGCTGGTGAGTTTATTAGCCACGATGAGAAAATAAATGATGGAGTAAAGATAGAAGAGAATTATTGGACTTATGACAAAATTAAGACGAAAAAAGGTTCTAATTCCTATTTTGTGGAACATTAATGAAATAATAAAAAGCTCATGCTGGATGACCAATGATGGAAAACTTCCATATGAGCACCAAATCTAATTGGCAAATCTAGATCTGCAGCTAAATCTAGCATTATTGTCTCTGATAATGTCTCAAAAAAATTACATCTCCTAATATCTTGAATGAATCTTTCCTTTGCATGTT harbors:
- a CDS encoding 4Fe-4S dicluster domain-containing protein; the protein is MDDVYYLPSDQFQNLLSQLKTSGYSCVGPQVRDSAIVYDVLENATQLPWGMRDHQKPGEYRLEKIPQHEAFSFANGPQAIKPWLFKARETLWKVGRNQEGKLEFYPEQAKEKPIAFIGARSCDLVAMEIQDKVFLEKKHVDLLYKTRRENMFIVAVNCTYSSDNCFCVSAGTGPNVKSNNDIAMTEISDGFIMRSGSEKGKSIVENLFLQLATVEQQQQAQQRVINAGKMQTKKIPVNNTGSLRDILFSNLDHPRWDEVAQRCLSCGNCTQVCPTCFCHSEHDTPSLDGNSSEHQREWDSCFTAGHSLLNGKVLREDTRKRYRQWLTHKVGSWFDQFDTSGCVGCGRCVTWCPVGIDITEELAAITGESNVVTSEDSKHGNE
- the hypE gene encoding hydrogenase expression/formation protein HypE: MLLERKLPVRKKKYGSRLDIENGCIDLSHGSGGRATAQLIDELFLVAFDNEWLAQKNDQACFNINSGRMVMATDAHVVSPLFFPGGDIGSLAIHGTINDIAMAGAQPLYLSVSFILEEGLPLKDLQRIVISMATAAAQANVPIVTGDTKVVERGKGDGVFITSTGIGMVPEGIHISGDRARPGDHVLVSGYMGDHGVAIMSHRANLQFNTTITSDTAALNDLVATMIAAVPNIRCLRDPTRGGIATVLNEWTEQSNVGFLIEEEKIPVREEVASACELLGLDALYVANEGKLVAICGPEDSAKLLQVMQAHPLAKHAAIIGEVIEDPRHFVHLKTGFGGMRIVDWLVGEQLPRIC
- a CDS encoding amino acid permease → MNMKSRPKQHVLKRELGIFGATMMGLGSIVGTGVFVSIGVAAGAAGPSVLLAIVLAAIVATCNAFSSAQLAASHAVSGGTYEYGYRYLHPWLGFTAGWMFLCAKTASAATAALGFAGYLLHLLGLGSVSIIPIAVTVAFIFTLLVLSGLKLSNWTNIVIVSVTLIALMAFVLFGLPDFLHHGAENLRPFFPSPNKGSLGGFFYATALMFVAYTGYARIATLGEEVKNPSIFIPRAIIATLIVSSILYIAVGLIAVGAVGVEQLAQVTQRRATPLEIAARGIGTPGLSTVVALGACTAMLGVLLNLILGLSRVVLAMGRKGDLPPLFGKVSEKGRAPAAPVVGVGIAIIGLSLTGNVETTWAFSAFTVLIYYSITNLAALRLPKKDRLYSPAFAIGGLIACLFLAFWVPAMIWGIGLGLIAMGLIWHYIASYLWRM
- a CDS encoding Ni/Fe hydrogenase subunit alpha; translation: MTQGSISIPILARVEGEGALELQIQNNQIVKLELRIFEPPRLFEKFLEGRGYEEVLDIVARICGICPVAYQMSAVHALENIFAIDPGTWVREMRRLFYCGEWLGSHSTHIHLLAIPDFFGFKSAYEMAKKYPEEIRRGLRLQALGSETIKLLGGRSVHPVGACVGGFFRAPTMQERDSLLKRFYEGLKDAEELLQWVAQIPFPNEEEDFTCVSLQHPAEYPINEGNIVSDTGLNIAIDNFNDYVQEYQVPYSNALHCTLEGKSYLVGPLARVNLNYHRLPKSLRDMIAKTGIQFPSKNMFYSIIARAIEICYGVLESIRILENYSYQSSPRIEKIIPRAGVGYGCTEAPRGILWHSYELDEQGLVTKARIVAPTGQNQVRIEENLRFSLQKYGLARSNDELRLHSEMIIRNYDPCISCSTHFLDLRVKRI
- a CDS encoding transglycosylase SLT domain-containing protein, translated to MSEEFIAEATLGEKNLKATIEPDQKIHPWRICPIGTHLVKEHALHVPPSKKHPEGLTVTRHQHCANNPSKKDLLTFEEIQQMSGQHFRDLIGPPSSGMLKFKNADKFDHLIRGWVHYWNDIFNPIDRLDPNLIKALIATESGFDTTAQNVIKKVHARGLMQIVEVTHTAIGNHKGELRNYLIQVSVNELFDPSVGICIGVRWLFRKKETASHKLHRDATWFEVVADYKDYLNKIIDGKEYNHKPLDDLLDYYSKLVE
- the hypD gene encoding hydrogenase formation protein HypD; amino-acid sequence: MDYIDDFRNGKLARALAKTIAYEVDPLRHYKFMEFCGGHTHAIHRYGIPSLLPKNVEMIHGPGCPVCVLPMARIDNAIALAQMANVILCSYGDMLRVPGADKNSLLKTKAKGADVRMIYSVDDALSIAQKNPSKNVVFFAIGFETTTPPTAAALIRARQLELKNFFVFCNHVLTPPALESILQAQNNEIDSIPLDGFIGPAHVSIVIGSQAYEAVGKKYKKSIVISGFEPLDVLHSILMLIRQLNENRCEVENQYKRAVNIEGNLKTQSIMAETLELRSSFEWRGLGWIPNSALQIKAPYRSFDAEYQFQLPPSTGTEHKACECGAILRGVKKPTDCKLFAKVCTPENPLGSCMVSSEGACAAVYAYSRADIH
- a CDS encoding sulfhydrogenase subunit delta; the protein is MLPIKSHQTQKPKIGVYKFTSDDGCQLAFLNAGDEFLLLTELVDIVHFAEAGVVDIDAKVDIAFIEGSISTPDELQRIKKIRVNSQYLITIGACATAGGIQALRNFVDVKEWMSSIYASPAFIQTLVSSTSISEHVRVDLEIWGCPINTKQILDAIRSLLFGVHPAIKRDAVCMECKRINNVCVLVSKGEPCMGPVTMTGCGALCPSVGRACYACYGPKEDSNPNSLGRWFEGFGLLPEKISRLFLHINNQAPAFLKAGNEFKGIKIVIDKKEI
- a CDS encoding hydrogenase maturation protease — translated: MMKVRVIGIGSPFGDDRIGWKVVSILQQKKNIQKFIPNQLQIECSDRPGLDLLNLLQGAETAFLVDAVKTGASKTTIHRFENSEIEKIETPLSSHSFGIGQTLKLGKLVSELPGMIVLFGIEIENISSQFEISKDLQAAIVRLSNIIEKELLAVLSV
- a CDS encoding DUF1003 domain-containing protein, which encodes MNNIICHITNKIIEEGHRGDLIRKEIFRLIQKDYPDFRQDSYISIEELNHYRKIYLASLIKKETHELNDLEQEVVEAISINKILSKDIEIGFEKDLTFGQNLADKFAKFAGSWTFIICFFLFITFWVVVNILLLTVKPFDPYPFILLNLILSCLAAIQAPIIIMSQNRLEEKDRKRGEHDYKVNLKAELEIRLLDEKMDHLVMHQYKRMLEVQELQMDYLEDILKQFEVNSSIGNSPKTK
- a CDS encoding FAD/NAD(P)-binding protein, giving the protein MNNTNLYLPHEVKVVERIQESPTVFTLRVQFTDFQLQKEFVFQPGQFNMLYLYGVGEVAISIVSDPENSQLYDHTIRAIGRVTRGLEQLQRGDYLGIRGPFGRGWPLALAQNKDVVIITGGLGCAPVVSVINYIALRRDQYGKLIILQGLKHSDDFIFRHRYGEWQKMFDTEVFIAADVSVPGWPWYTGHITDMTRQLSLNENNTIVMMCGPEIMMKVAIKELLAKNIPEENIFLSMERNMECGVGHCGHCQYGGLFVCKDGPIFQYPEIKALLMEPGF
- a CDS encoding CBS domain-containing protein; amino-acid sequence: MSQDLLLKDYQDVQEAIDMMCAKGVRRAPIVDQHDNIVGIATVDDLVYS